The sequence TAAAATAAGTAGAAAATGAGGTGAAATAATGAAAAGATATTTTGTTGTTCTTCTTTTGATGTTTATGGTTTGTTCAACAAATGCTTTTGCGGTGTTTGGTTTTACTGAGGATATTAATCACGCGTACGACGCGATATATCAAGCGTTTGTGAAAAATGAAATGGTAGTACAAACTAAAATTATGCTTCAAAATTATAACCAAAGTAAACAATATTATGAAGATGTAAAAAGTATGTCAGAACATAAGGGCGGGATTGGTGGTTATTATGCGGAACAAATAAAAAATGATATTGACCGCGCAAATGCAAACACCTACAGCCGATTACAAAATTATATGAACTCCGATCCTGATGACACCGCATATGTCAGAAAATGGGTTACGGGCGCAAATACATATCTTACAAATAAAACAGATTATTCAAAAGAAATAGATGCTATTGGAAAAAAAAGGGATGAAGATTTAAAAAAATTGACGGAAAAATCCAAAAAAACAAAAATGACTGATGAAGACCAAAATATATATAACAAAGAAAGAGATTTGCTTCTTCTGAGGTATCTTTCAGGAATTGACAAGGGCATTAAGTCGCTCCTAGAGGAAAGAACAGAACAGAAACAACAAGATGCGGCAAGACAGCTGGAATGGCTTAGAAACGAGGAAAATTCAGCTAAAAACATAAAAGCCAACAATGCCCAACTTTACAACCAGCGACCTAAAAAAGATGTCTACCAAATACTGAAGGAGGTACCTAAATAATGATATTTGCGCCCTATTGTGAAGTGTTAAGCATTCCGGAAGCTGTAATGCCAGCTTATCTGTGTATTAAAACAATCGCATATATTCTTTTCCCGCTTATGTTCGCTTTGCATGTGCTGGATAAGTTAACCGGTGCTATTCATTCGCCTGGTGGTGACAATGAAATCAACTGGTATAAGACCATATTCAGGGCAATCCTTGTTTTTGTCGCTCTTGCATGGTATAGACATATATTTATGAAAATTCTTGCATTGTGTGAAGCGATAGGAATGTCTTTGTGTGACATGAGTAAATTTTCTTCACTCATAGACTTTATTACAACACAAAGTTATTCTTATATCAAGGGTACCGTTGGAGATAGTGCAACAGGAAAAGTTCTCGGTGGAATAAACGCCACTTTGGCTATACTACAACCGAAAATTCTTATTTTAAGTATACTCTATATCCTTGTCGGCATTATTGAAAGTATTTTCTTGTCTGTTCGCTACTTATTGCTTGCAATTTTATATGTTTTTGGTCCTTTTGCTATTGTTTTAAACCTTTTCAGATACACAAAGGTAATACTAAAGGGGTGGCTTGTTGCCGTTTTCCAAATTTCTGCTTGGATTATAATACTTCGTATATTGCAGGCAACAATGGTTTCGTTACAAATTGAGAACTGGGCTTACCAACAAGGACAAACTATGAAAGATATGTTGCCATGGATAACAGTTTGTCTTATATATGTCGCCCTTGTAGTATTGGTTCCTATGATTACCGCTAAAATAATATCAGGTGAAAATTTAGGCGAGATTGGAAGTCTGGCTATAGGTGCAGCAACAATGCTCGTTACCAGATATAGTGCTCCCGCAATTAAAACAGGAAATACTGCAGTAAAAGGAATTTCAAAAACATACAGTAATGTAAAAGACCGGGTTTCTGGTTGGAGAGGCAGAGGGTCGTCTTCCAAAGATACTGAACATAAAGAACAGCCTAGGAGGTAACATGTTAGGCAAAAAAGAGAGCAATGGCACAAAAACAGTAGAACAGAAACCAAGTAAATACTTCGAGATATTTGGTGATACAATAAATCAGCTTAATTTTTTAAAAAAGTGTTGTTTTTTTCTTATAATGCTTGCTATATTCGAGTCTATTATTATTGTAAAGAGCATAAACAAATTGCCTTTAGTGTTACACGTTGATTCGATTGGCAATGCTCAGGTAGTAAAATATGACAAGTCAATTCTTGCAGTAAGTCCGATTGAGGTTTCTAACTTCACTCAATATTTTATCCAGTATTTCTCAGCATACGATTTTCACGCTTATGACGATAACTTTACGAGGGCTTTCAAAATGATGACAGAAGAATGTCAGCGTAAGCTCAATGATTATTTGACGATAAATAATGTTGTTGATAACATAAAAAGTAATCAGTTAAAAACCACACTTAAAATTAGTAATATTACTACAATTAACGATTCTAAGGATTGGATAGATTTAAAGGTTAAAGGAACAAGAGAAGTCCGGTCTTATCAAAACACTGATTTTAATAGAGAGGAAATTTTTGAAGCAGAAATGTCAATTAAAAAAGTTAAAAGAACCGAAAATACACCTTGGGGGTTATTGGTAGACGCTTGGAGCGAGACCCTTTTTAAAAAATGAAAAACTTAATCCTTTATAGTACTATTTTTTTAGTTTTACTCCTTGTTTTCTTCGTTGACTGGGGGAACCATAGCCCGTATCCACCCATACCAGCCGGGCTTCTTTACAGTTCATATATAAGCAGTAAAACAATTGTATCGGAACAGGTTACTGATACCATACTTTACAAAGCAAAGCATGTCGACGCCGGGTTACCGACACTTCTAATATACAGCGAACTTAATATTCCAAATAATTTTATTGGAAAAAAGGTAGATAAGAAAAACTCTGATTATGTTGTTTCTCTTCCTACAACAAAACAAAAATCCTTTATCAATCCTTCACAAAAAGAAACTGCTTCAAAAACAATAACAAAAACTGTTACACCAACAGCGCCCGTAGACTACACAGTAGAAAAACAGGAAACCGAATTAGTTTTTAACTTCAATACCTTAAATAATATTATCAAAAAAGCCGATAAAACATATTTCTTTTCAGGAAAGGAAAATACGATAAACGATGTCACTGTCCGCATTTATTCTACTACACCATGGCAAGAAAAAAACATAGTTAAGTTTAAAGTAATAAACTCACAGCAAAAATACTTTTTTATAGCGAATGTATCACTTTATGAACAACAACAACTTATAGCGGCTGAAATATACAATGAACCTTTAGTAGCACCAGAAAAAACTGGTGAGTTTATAGTTCTACTTCCAATCCAGAAACAAAAACAAATAACATTAAAACTCACAGAAAGTGGCGATAAAGGACGAGTATTTTCTATTGCTTTTGATATACCTTAAAGGAGGAATTATGAAAAAAATGCTTTTGGTTTTATCCATTGTTTGCTGTAGTAATCTATTTTGTGCTGACTGGAATGGTCCAACAGAAAAACACGAAACAAAAATGCGATATTTTATGCACACTGGCTTTACTTTTGATGCAGTCCTAAAAACTGCTATATTTTCTTTTAATACAATTTCACCAGTAATCGCCCAAACAGAATATGATATCAGTTTTCTTGGGAAAGTGATAATCCCAAAATACACAAAACTTATCGGCTCGTGTAATATTGAAAAATCTGTGGATAGGGTTAATGTCGTATTTCATACAATTGTCTTTCCTGATGGTCAGGAAATCAAATTTATGGGTCTTGCCTTACATACAGACGGCTCTGGCGGAATCCCTGGCAAGGTTAATAAACAGAAAGCACGTCTGCCAGCAAAAATACTTCTTTCGGCAGCTGCAACAGGGGCAAGTGTTGCCTCTGGAAACGATATTCCGGCACAAATGATAAAGGGCATTGCGGATGACACACAGCAAGAAATGGCAGGTAAGCAGGACTATTCCATAACTATAAAGAAAGATATAGCTATACAAATATATGTCGTTGACAGATTAGAATATTAAAAGGAGAGTAATCTAATGAGAACTAACAAAGAAGAACATATAATGTTAGATTATATTAAAGTGAATTTTCCTCAAGTGTATGATAAAGCAGAAAGTCATATTATCAGTTCAGCTAAAAAGGAAAAGGAAGCTGAGCGAAAAGTGGGCATGTTAATGGTGGTAAAATCCGTCTACGACAAAAGTTATGTAGCAAAGATTACGGGTTTAGACCCAAAACACTTAGTAAAACGAGAATTCATGGAAACTGAGCGGGAGTGGTCAAAAACGGAAAAGGGACAATTTTGCATGTATATAAAAGATGAAACAAAATTAAATGTAGGTGATGTTATTTCGTTGAAACTTACAAGAAGGGGAGAGATAAAAGACGACATAAAAGAAAAATATTATAAAGTAATAAAACCCGTGTCAGAAGCAAACAACGAATTACACAATATTATTAAAAAAATATCTCGAAAAGAAGTATTGTCATTATATTCACCAACAAATGTAAAAGAGATTCAATCAAAGAAAAAAGATGTTTCTGCAGGACTGGAAATATAGTTTTATTACAGTAGAACATAAATGATAAAAATAATTGTTT is a genomic window of Elusimicrobiota bacterium containing:
- a CDS encoding VirB8/TrbF family protein, with the translated sequence MLGKKESNGTKTVEQKPSKYFEIFGDTINQLNFLKKCCFFLIMLAIFESIIIVKSINKLPLVLHVDSIGNAQVVKYDKSILAVSPIEVSNFTQYFIQYFSAYDFHAYDDNFTRAFKMMTEECQRKLNDYLTINNVVDNIKSNQLKTTLKISNITTINDSKDWIDLKVKGTREVRSYQNTDFNREEIFEAEMSIKKVKRTENTPWGLLVDAWSETLFKK
- a CDS encoding TrbI/VirB10 family protein is translated as MKKMLLVLSIVCCSNLFCADWNGPTEKHETKMRYFMHTGFTFDAVLKTAIFSFNTISPVIAQTEYDISFLGKVIIPKYTKLIGSCNIEKSVDRVNVVFHTIVFPDGQEIKFMGLALHTDGSGGIPGKVNKQKARLPAKILLSAAATGASVASGNDIPAQMIKGIADDTQQEMAGKQDYSITIKKDIAIQIYVVDRLEY